From Salarias fasciatus chromosome 5, fSalaFa1.1, whole genome shotgun sequence, a single genomic window includes:
- the mustn1a gene encoding musculoskeletal embryonic nuclear protein 1a — protein MSQPGQEDEQMQRPEVREEELTDAKTRLGTSGPAKSKTFQVMEECEKMGKAAPSVFSRARLGGETAFSTRSAQPARK, from the exons ATGTCCCAA cctgGTCAGGAAGATGAACAGATGCAGCGGCCTGAAGTGAGAGAAGAGGAGCTGACAGACGCAAAGACCAGACTGGGTACGAGCGGCCCTGCGAAGAGCAAAACCTTCCAAGTAATGGAAGAGTGCG AGAAAATGGGAAAAGCTGCTCCCTCTGTCTTCAGTCGGGCGAGATTGGGAGGAGAGACGGCTTTCAGCACACGGTCCGCTCAACCAGCCCGGAAATGA
- the ruvbl1 gene encoding ruvB-like 1, with product MKIEEVKSTTKTQRIASHSHVKGLGLDEAGNAKQTACGLVGQEAAREACGIIVELIRSKKMAGRAVLLAGPPGTGKTALALAVAQELGNKVPFCPMVGSEVYSSEIKKTEVLMENFRRAIGLRIKETKEVYEGEVTELTPCETENPMGGYGKTISHVIIGLKTGKGTKQLKLDPSIYESLQKERVEVGDVIYIEANSGAVKRQGRCDTFATEFDLEAEEYVPLPKGDVHKKKEIVQDVTLHDLDVANARPQGGQDILSMMGQLMKPKKTEITDKLRAEINKVVNRYIDQGTAELVPGVLFVDEVHMLDIECFTYLHRALESTIAPIVVFASNRGNCLIRGTEDISSPHGIPLDLLDRVMIIRTMLYTPQEMKQIIKIRAQTEGISISEEALTHLAEIGTKTTLRYAVQLLTPASLLGRVQGKETVEREQVEEINELFYDAKSSAKILQDQHHKFMK from the exons ATGAAAATAGAGGAGGTTAAAAGTACCACAAAAACCCAGAGGATCGCTTCTCACAGTCACGTCAAAGGGCTTGGGCTGGACGAGGCCGGGAATGCTAAACAGACAGCGTGCGGTCTGGTGGGGCAGGAGGCGGCCAGAGAG GCATGTGGCATTATTGTGGAACTCATCCGATCTAAAAAGATGGCAGGAAGGGCAGTTTTACTGGCAGGGCCACCTGGAACAGGAAAG ACTGCCCTTGCCTTGGCCGTAGCTCAGGAGTTGGGAAACAAGGTTCCATTCTGTCCCATGGTCGGCAGTGAAGTCTACTcatcagaaattaaaaaaacagaagtacTGATGGAAAATTTCAGGAGAGCAATTG GTCTGCGCATCAAAGAAACTAAAGAGGTGTATGAAGGGGAGGTGACAGAGCTGACCCCTTGTGAGACTGAGAATCCAATGGGTGGCTACGGGAAAACCATCAGCCATGTCATCATCGGTCTGAAGACAGGCAAAGGCACCAAGCAGCTCAAG CTTGATCCCAGTATTTATGAGAGTCTCCAGAAGGAGCGTGTGGAAGTGGGGGACGTCATCTACATCGAAGCTAACAGTGGAGCTGTGAAG CGGCAAGGCCGATGTGACACTTTTGCAACAGAGTTTGACCTTGAGGCGGAGGAGTACGTCCCACTCCCCAAAGGCGACGTCCACAAAAAGAAGGAGATCGTACAAGACGTCACACTGCATGACCTGGACGTAGCAAATGCCCGACCGCAG GGTGGCCAGGACATCCTTTCTATGATGGGACAACTGATGAAGCCTAAGAAGACAGAAATCACAG ATAAGCTGCGTGCAGAAATCAACAAAGTGGTGAACCGTTACATCGACCAGGGCACAGCTGAGCTCGTCCCCGGCGTGCTGTTCGTGGACGAGGTGCACATGCTGGACATAGAGTGCTTCACGTATCTCCACCGAGCGCTGGAGAGCACCATCGCACCCATCGTCGTATTTGCCTCCAACAGAGGGAACTGCCTGATCAG GGGAACGGAGGACATCAGCTCTCCACACGGGATCCCGCTGGACCTACTGGACAGAGTCATGATAATCCGCACCATGCTCTACACACCGCAGGAGATGAAGCAG ATCATCAAGATCCGTGCTCAGACTGAGGGGATCAGCATCAGCGAGGAGGCGCTGACACACTTGGCAGAGATCGGAACCAAGACAACCCTCAG GTacgctgtgcagctgctgacTCCAGCCAGCCTGCTGGGCCGCGTTCAGGGAAAAGAAACGGTGGAGCGGGAGCAAGTGGAGGAGATCAACGAGCTGTTCTACGACGCCAAGTCGTCAGCCAAAATCCTTCAAGACCAGCATCACAAGTTTATGAAATAA
- the eefsec gene encoding selenocysteine-specific elongation factor, which translates to MTEFSDSSTKTLNFNVGVLGHVDSGKTSLARALSSTASTAAFDKNPQSRERGITLDLGFSSFTVDLPDHLRDGGGRLPYDSLQFTLVDCPGHASLIRTIIGGAQIIDLMMLVVDVVKGMQTQTAECLLIGELTCPRMVVVLNKIDLLPTAKRQSAIEKMTKRMHKTLENTRFKDCPVIAVAAKPGGPEASDAEEPQGVPDLIELLKKQTYLPQRDPGGALLMAVDHCFSIRGQGTVMTGTILQGSLAINDNVEIPALKVTKKIKSVQMFRKPVNGAMQGDRVGVCVTQFDPKLLERGVVCTPGSLRTLFAAVISVRKIGYFKGSLSTRAKFHITVGHETVMGKVTFFGLPPAAPPDANPPLPCSLETPFTFDREYFYQEEYASGQGDGGSGSDPEQWALLEFERPVTCPSLCLVIGSKLDTDIHANACRLAFQGRLLHGFEDKNYAETALPQLHICKTKHKEGQVERVTDDYTVIGRSLFKKETNLQLFVGLRVTLSTGESGVIEGGFGQSGKFKIRVQEGLRPETIQLLSSSSKKKGKGGSKGGAAAEEEPKADSQPVSIHLHFKRYIFDPHKKMVQS; encoded by the exons ATGACTGAGTTTTCGGACAGCAGCACCAAGACACTAAACTTCAACGTCGGGGTCCTGGGACATGTCGACAGCGGGAAGACGTCGCTTGCCAGGGCGCTCAGCAGCACCGCCTCTACGGCCGCCTTCGACAAGAACCCGCAGTCCCGCGAAAGAGGGATCACCCTGGACCTcggcttctcctccttcacggTGGATCTCCCTGATCACCTCAGAGACGGCGGAGGGCGGCTCCCGTATGACAGCCTGCAGTTCACCCTGGTGGACTGTCCGGGACACGCATCGCTGATTCGGACAATCATTGGAG GTGCCCAGATCATTGACCTCATGATGCTGGTGgtggacgtggtgaaggggATGCAGACTCAGACCGCCGAGTGCCTGCTGATCGGAGAGCTGACCTGCCCTCGCATGGTCGTCGTCCTGAATAAGATCGACCTGCTGCCCACTGCCAAGAGACAAAGTGCCATTGAGAAAATGACCAAGAGAATGCACAAAACGCTGGAGAACACCAG ATTTAAGGATTGTCCAGTGATTGCTGTGGCAGCCAAGCCCGGCGGCCCAGAAGCTTCTGACGcagaggagccacagggagTACCGGACCTAATAGAG CTTCTAAAGAAGCAGACCTACCTCCCTCAGAGAGACCCTGGCGGCGCCCTGCTCATGGCCGTGGACCACTGCTTCTCCATCCGCGGTCAGGGGACAGTCATGACCGGGACCATCCTGCAGGGGTCGCTGGCCATTAACGACAATGTGGAGATCCCAGCACTGAAG GTGACCAAGAAGATCAAGTCGGTGCAGATGTTTCGGAAGCCTGTAAACGGGGCCATGCAGGGGGAccgcgtgggtgtgtgtgtgacacagttCGACCCCAAGCTTCTTGAGCGCGGCGTGGTGTGCACCCCCGGGTCCCTGCGCACCCTCTTTGCGGCCGTCATCTCCGTGAGGAAGATCGGCTACTTCAAGGGCTCGCTGTCCACCCGGGCCAAGTTCCACATCACAGTGGGTCACGAGACCGTCATGGGGAAGGTGACCTTTTTTGGCCTGCCGCCCGCGGCTCCCCCAGACGCTAATCCACCTCTGCCGTGCTCACTAGAAACCCCCTTCACCTTCGACAGGGAGTACTTCTACCAGGAGGAATATGCGTCTGGTCAGGGGGACGGGGGTTCGGGGTCGGACCCCGAGCAGTGGGCCTTACTGGAGTTTGAGCGGCCGGTCACGTGTCCTTCTCTCTGTCTGGTAATCGGATCCAAACTGGACACGGACATCCACGCCAACGCATGCCGGCTCGCTTTCCAAGGCCGTCTGCTGCATGGGTTCGAAGACAAGAACTACGCGGAGACGGCCCTGCCTCAACTCCACATCTGCAAGACGAAACACAAGGAGGGACAGGTGGAAAGG GTGACGGACGACTACACTGTGATTGGCCGCAGCCTGTTCAAGAAGGAGACGAACCTCCAGCTCTTTGTGGGCCTGAGGGTCACGCTGTCGACAGGGGAGAGCGGCGTCATCGAGGGCGGGTTCGGACAGAGCGGCAAGTTCAAGATCCGTGTTCAAG agGGCCTTCGCCCAGAAACCATACAGTtgctgtccagctcctccaagAAGAAAGGGAAGGGCGGAAGCAAGGGGGGAGCAGCGGCCGAAGAGGAGCCGAAAGCAGACTCTCAGCCCGTTAGCATTCACCTGCATTTCAAGCGTTACATCTTTGACCCTCATAAGAAGATGGTGCAGTCTTGA